The following coding sequences lie in one Gemmatimonadota bacterium genomic window:
- a CDS encoding C40 family peptidase has translation MRVPVTLLRHTRKTTLLAAILVASVAGSLSAQSSTFSKSEKPFATISRMFSKAPNQDSLVQVAREQVGLRYKMGAKAPGKAFDCSGLVQWVMARFNLDVPRTSREQSKLGLEIPKDPAQLLPGDLLYFGKGKKVDHIGIYVGDGRFVHAANRRKGVIESSLPTGRWATNWWKGVRRIFEPGTGADSLNGATVDSILGAHTIS, from the coding sequence ATGCGAGTGCCCGTGACCCTGCTGCGCCACACCCGGAAGACCACCCTGCTCGCCGCCATCCTGGTCGCGAGTGTTGCGGGCTCCCTCTCGGCGCAGTCGTCCACCTTCTCGAAGTCCGAGAAGCCGTTCGCGACCATCTCCCGGATGTTCTCCAAGGCGCCAAACCAGGATTCCCTGGTCCAGGTGGCGCGTGAACAGGTCGGTCTTCGCTACAAGATGGGCGCCAAGGCCCCAGGCAAGGCCTTCGATTGCAGCGGCCTGGTGCAGTGGGTGATGGCCCGCTTCAACCTCGATGTCCCCCGGACCTCACGTGAGCAGTCGAAGCTCGGACTCGAGATCCCCAAGGATCCGGCTCAGCTTCTGCCGGGCGACTTGCTCTACTTCGGCAAGGGAAAGAAGGTCGACCATATCGGCATCTACGTCGGCGACGGTCGCTTCGTCCACGCCGCAAACCGTCGCAAGGGCGTGATCGAATCCTCGCTGCCGACTGGTCGCTGGGCGACCAACTGGTGGAAGGGCGTTCGCCGCATCTTCGAGCCGGGGACCGGCGCCGATTCGCTCAACGGTGCAACCGTGGATTCGATTCTCGGGGCGCACACGATCAGCTGA
- a CDS encoding Gfo/Idh/MocA family oxidoreductase produces MSHGSPDASLSRRDLLKVAGATGAAFALSPELADAAAPPVSPLARAATMMDVPFEKHAKVRIAIVGTGLRGKSVLGELLAVDGVQITALCDIVPEKAQRAAKMVTDAGQPAPTLYTSGERAFEQLVERDDIDIVYTATPWPWHTPVCLAALKAGKHAATEVPAATSLEEAWALVDASEKSRKHCLMMENCCYDFNEMLVDTMVKQGLFGEVLYAEAAYIHDLRALLFEDRDEGLWRRLPHTNRQGNFYPTHGLGPVAWYLDIHKGDRFDYLVSMSTAERGLSLWREAHVLKESPKWRETYVEGDLNTSLIKTMLGKTILLQHTVSSPTPYDRLNSIRGTKGVFKDYPARFFLDGQQGGEQFKPIDEFKAQYTHPLWQRVGEIARAKGGHGGMDYIMAYRLVECMREGLPPDFNVYDAAAWSAPWPLSEASLKKGSAPMKFPDFTRGVWQQQRKGA; encoded by the coding sequence ATGTCGCACGGTTCTCCCGACGCGTCGCTCTCGCGCCGCGACCTGCTCAAGGTGGCCGGTGCCACCGGTGCGGCGTTTGCGCTCTCCCCCGAACTCGCGGACGCTGCCGCGCCTCCGGTCTCCCCCCTCGCGCGCGCCGCCACGATGATGGATGTGCCGTTCGAGAAGCACGCCAAGGTTCGCATCGCGATCGTCGGGACCGGCTTGCGAGGCAAGTCAGTGCTGGGTGAACTGCTCGCCGTCGACGGTGTCCAGATCACCGCCCTCTGTGACATCGTCCCCGAAAAGGCGCAGCGTGCGGCGAAGATGGTAACCGACGCGGGCCAGCCGGCGCCTACGCTCTACACCAGCGGCGAGCGTGCCTTCGAGCAACTGGTGGAGCGCGACGACATCGACATTGTCTACACGGCGACGCCATGGCCCTGGCATACACCGGTCTGTCTCGCCGCCCTGAAGGCCGGCAAGCACGCGGCGACCGAAGTGCCGGCGGCGACCTCGCTCGAGGAGGCCTGGGCCCTGGTCGACGCGTCCGAGAAGTCGCGCAAGCACTGCCTGATGATGGAGAACTGCTGCTACGACTTCAACGAGATGCTCGTCGATACCATGGTCAAGCAGGGCCTGTTCGGCGAGGTCCTCTATGCCGAGGCGGCGTACATCCACGACCTCAGGGCGCTGCTGTTCGAGGACCGGGACGAGGGACTCTGGCGTCGGCTGCCGCATACCAACCGACAGGGCAACTTCTACCCGACCCATGGGCTCGGGCCCGTGGCGTGGTATCTCGACATCCACAAGGGCGACCGGTTCGACTACCTCGTCTCGATGTCGACCGCAGAGCGGGGCCTGTCGCTCTGGCGTGAAGCACATGTCCTGAAGGAGAGTCCGAAGTGGCGCGAGACCTACGTCGAGGGTGACCTCAACACCTCGCTCATCAAGACAATGCTCGGCAAGACCATCCTGCTACAGCATACCGTGAGTTCTCCCACGCCGTACGACCGACTCAACTCCATCCGCGGCACGAAAGGCGTCTTCAAGGACTACCCCGCGCGCTTCTTCCTCGATGGGCAGCAGGGCGGCGAGCAGTTCAAGCCGATCGACGAGTTCAAGGCGCAGTATACCCATCCCCTCTGGCAGCGCGTGGGCGAGATCGCGCGCGCCAAGGGCGGCCACGGCGGCATGGACTACATCATGGCATACCGGCTGGTGGAGTGCATGCGGGAAGGATTGCCGCCCGACTTCAACGTCTATGACGCCGCAGCGTGGAGCGCACCATGGCCGCTCAGCGAAGCCTCACTCAAGAAGGGGAGTGCCCCGATGAAGTTCCCTGATTTCACCCGCGGTGTCTGGCAGCAGCAGCGGAAGGGCGCATGA
- the rocF gene encoding arginase, which yields MASISLLGVPLDLGASRRGVEMGPSAVRLAQLATRLESLGHQVTDTGDVVVPTRETLGFEAGIDYLQTITTVCREVALRTAALVRSGSIPLVLGGDHSVAAGSVAGVATALAERGGKLGLIWLDAHADLNTPQSTLSGNVHGMPVAHLLGHGDANMARLASPAPAVSAEHTVIIGARDLDQAERSNARDFGVTIYTMRDLDERGLRTVLVEAIEKVSRGTAGIHVSLDLDFVDPQEAPGVGTPVRGGATYREAHLAMETLWDTGRIVSMDLVEVNPVLDRFNQTAELAVGLMASAFGQRIL from the coding sequence ATGGCATCCATCTCGTTGCTCGGAGTTCCGCTCGACCTCGGTGCGTCCCGGCGCGGCGTGGAAATGGGCCCCTCGGCGGTCCGGCTGGCGCAGCTGGCGACGCGACTCGAATCGCTTGGCCACCAGGTCACCGACACCGGCGACGTGGTAGTTCCCACGCGAGAGACGCTCGGTTTCGAAGCCGGCATCGATTATCTGCAGACCATCACCACCGTCTGCCGCGAAGTCGCCCTGCGCACCGCGGCCCTCGTGCGCAGCGGCAGCATTCCGCTGGTGCTCGGCGGTGACCACTCCGTCGCGGCAGGCTCGGTCGCTGGCGTGGCCACGGCGCTGGCGGAGCGCGGGGGCAAACTCGGCCTCATCTGGCTTGATGCCCACGCCGATCTCAACACGCCGCAGAGCACCCTCAGCGGCAACGTGCACGGTATGCCCGTCGCGCACCTCCTCGGTCACGGCGACGCGAACATGGCGCGCCTGGCATCGCCAGCACCAGCGGTCAGTGCCGAGCACACCGTCATCATCGGCGCACGCGATCTCGACCAGGCCGAGCGCAGCAATGCGCGCGATTTCGGCGTGACGATCTACACCATGCGCGATCTCGATGAACGCGGGCTACGCACGGTGCTGGTCGAGGCGATCGAAAAGGTGAGCCGGGGAACCGCGGGTATTCACGTGTCGCTCGATCTCGACTTCGTCGATCCCCAGGAGGCACCGGGAGTCGGCACGCCAGTGCGCGGCGGGGCGACCTATCGCGAAGCCCATCTGGCGATGGAGACGCTCTGGGACACGGGACGAATCGTCTCGATGGATCTGGTCGAGGTGAACCCGGTACTCGACCGCTTCAATCAGACGGCCGAACTCGCCGTGGGCCTGATGGCCAGCGCGTTCGGGCAACGCATCCTGTAG
- a CDS encoding SIMPL domain-containing protein (The SIMPL domain is named for its presence in mouse protein SIMPL (signalling molecule that associates with mouse pelle-like kinase). Bacterial member BP26, from Brucella, was shown to assemble into a channel-like structure, while YggE from E. coli has been associated with resistance to oxidative stress.) — translation MADQGSSRGSLIIGIAVVLAALIGAGAVSSLKRAGDDITVTGSAKRAVQADLAVWQLDVNGQASTQLDAARVARDGSVRTRAFLAKQGFPDSAITVRAPTTFAVNEFVNGSETGRILGYRVMVQVELRTPDVAKVAALAGDVAALLGENIPVVAQAPQYLYAKLPELRGPLLADATRDAKARAEEILKAVGSEVGRIKAVRVGVFQVTKRNSTEVNDYGMYDTSDREKEVTAVVRVTFALQ, via the coding sequence ATGGCAGACCAGGGTTCGTCACGCGGCTCACTCATTATCGGAATTGCGGTCGTGCTGGCCGCGCTCATCGGCGCGGGTGCGGTCTCATCGCTCAAGCGTGCCGGCGATGACATCACCGTAACCGGCTCGGCGAAGCGTGCCGTGCAGGCCGACCTCGCCGTCTGGCAACTCGACGTGAACGGGCAGGCGAGCACTCAGCTCGATGCGGCGCGCGTGGCGCGCGATGGCTCGGTACGCACCCGCGCCTTCCTCGCGAAACAGGGCTTTCCCGATAGCGCCATCACGGTGCGCGCCCCGACCACCTTCGCGGTCAATGAATTCGTCAACGGGAGTGAGACCGGACGCATTCTCGGCTACCGCGTGATGGTACAAGTCGAGTTGCGGACCCCCGATGTGGCCAAAGTGGCGGCGCTGGCCGGCGATGTCGCGGCGCTCCTCGGCGAGAACATTCCAGTTGTCGCCCAGGCTCCCCAGTATCTCTATGCCAAGCTCCCCGAACTCCGCGGGCCATTGCTCGCCGACGCGACCCGCGACGCCAAGGCACGAGCCGAGGAGATCCTCAAGGCGGTGGGCTCCGAGGTCGGCCGCATCAAGGCGGTCCGGGTGGGGGTATTTCAGGTCACCAAACGGAATTCCACCGAGGTCAATGACTACGGCATGTACGACACCAGCGACCGGGAGAAGGAGGTCACCGCCGTGGTCCGGGTCACCTTCGCGCTCCAGTAG
- a CDS encoding sugar phosphate nucleotidyltransferase produces MNHPATSAIVLARGLGTRMRREAVGVVIDPVQAAAADRGLKMMIPDARGRPFLLHLLSSLADAGISDVCLVVAPDHDILLDYFAQHPAQRLRISFAIQAEPLGTANAVLAAESWRADRDALVLNADNLYPVEAIRAMVALDGPGLAAFDFAALVREGNIDAARLAAFAILEIRPDHMLARIIEKPDPAQLAAAGPAPWVSMNLWRLDSATIAACRDVPKSARGEFELPEAIALAISRGVAVHTVRIRAGVLDLSARGDIASVATRLATREPTA; encoded by the coding sequence ATGAACCACCCCGCCACCAGCGCGATCGTGCTCGCGCGCGGCCTCGGGACGCGGATGCGTCGCGAGGCCGTCGGGGTCGTGATCGATCCGGTGCAGGCCGCCGCCGCCGATCGCGGCCTTAAGATGATGATTCCGGACGCGCGCGGACGACCGTTTCTGCTGCATCTGCTGTCGAGCCTCGCCGACGCCGGCATCAGTGACGTCTGCCTCGTGGTTGCTCCGGACCACGACATCCTGCTCGACTACTTCGCTCAGCATCCCGCGCAACGCTTGCGCATCAGTTTCGCCATCCAGGCTGAGCCACTCGGCACCGCGAACGCGGTCCTGGCGGCCGAGTCATGGCGAGCAGACCGCGACGCCCTCGTGCTCAATGCCGACAATCTCTATCCAGTCGAGGCCATCAGGGCGATGGTGGCACTCGACGGGCCCGGGCTCGCCGCGTTCGATTTCGCTGCCCTCGTGCGCGAGGGAAACATCGATGCAGCCCGTCTCGCCGCGTTTGCGATTCTCGAGATTCGTCCCGATCACATGCTCGCGCGCATCATCGAGAAACCCGACCCGGCCCAGCTCGCTGCGGCCGGGCCCGCGCCGTGGGTGTCGATGAACCTGTGGCGCCTCGACTCCGCGACGATCGCAGCATGCCGTGACGTTCCGAAGTCGGCGCGCGGTGAGTTCGAGCTGCCCGAAGCGATCGCACTGGCGATCAGCCGGGGCGTCGCAGTTCACACGGTCCGCATCCGTGCCGGCGTACTCGACCTGTCGGCACGTGGCGATATCGCGTCAGTGGCGACCCGACTCGCAACCCGGGAACCGACAGCGTGA
- a CDS encoding galactokinase family protein: protein MTRTWADRVAALGLQGRSALLATERFAEVERRFAERFGNTATARAWWVPGRIEVLGKHTDYGGGRSLLAAVERGFHVVARPRTDGLIRLLDASSNAMLSVPLAAEVEPRPGHWTDYPISVIRRVARDFPRATTGLDMVIRSSLPAASGLSSSSALVIATFLPLASVNNLRQTAEWQAAFANDDALAGYLGAVENGRVFGSFPADRGVGTHGGSEDHTAILRCRAGRLSQYHFLPVTPEADFALPTGWTFVVGVSGVHAAKAGRVQAHYNALSGELSTLLARWCEATGRSDPSLFAALRSAPDAPPRLAAIAEATSAALAARLAQFRDEVEVIIPGVVAALANGDLGRAGELVARSQSHAERTLANQVPETVYLVHSALAHGAAAASAFGAGFGGSVWALVPEASAAQFRAAWLEDYIEHFPEHRQRADAFLSAAGPAATEI, encoded by the coding sequence GTGACGCGCACCTGGGCCGATCGGGTTGCGGCCCTGGGTCTGCAGGGTCGCAGCGCGCTCCTTGCCACGGAGCGCTTTGCGGAGGTCGAGCGCCGCTTCGCCGAGCGCTTCGGGAATACTGCCACGGCGCGCGCGTGGTGGGTGCCGGGTCGCATCGAGGTCCTCGGCAAGCACACCGATTACGGCGGAGGTCGCTCGCTGCTGGCGGCGGTCGAGCGCGGCTTCCATGTCGTCGCACGACCGCGGACCGATGGCCTGATTCGCCTGCTCGACGCTTCCTCCAACGCGATGCTGTCGGTGCCGCTCGCTGCCGAGGTCGAGCCGCGCCCAGGACACTGGACCGACTATCCGATTTCCGTGATCCGACGCGTCGCGCGCGACTTCCCCCGTGCCACGACCGGTCTCGACATGGTGATTCGTTCGTCGTTGCCGGCCGCGTCCGGATTGTCGTCCTCGAGCGCCCTCGTGATCGCCACCTTCCTGCCGCTCGCGAGCGTCAACAACCTGCGACAGACGGCCGAGTGGCAAGCAGCATTTGCCAATGACGATGCCCTCGCGGGCTATCTCGGGGCCGTCGAGAACGGTCGCGTCTTCGGCAGCTTCCCCGCTGATCGCGGCGTCGGCACGCACGGCGGCAGTGAAGACCACACCGCGATCCTCCGCTGCCGCGCGGGAAGGCTGTCGCAATACCATTTCCTGCCGGTGACCCCCGAGGCCGACTTCGCGCTCCCCACAGGCTGGACCTTCGTTGTGGGAGTCTCAGGCGTCCACGCGGCGAAGGCGGGACGGGTTCAGGCACACTACAACGCGCTCTCGGGGGAACTCTCGACGCTCCTCGCACGCTGGTGCGAGGCGACCGGTCGCAGCGATCCCTCGCTCTTCGCCGCCCTGCGCAGTGCGCCGGACGCCCCGCCACGGCTCGCTGCGATCGCAGAAGCAACATCGGCCGCACTCGCCGCCCGGCTGGCGCAGTTCCGCGATGAAGTCGAGGTGATCATTCCGGGCGTGGTGGCAGCATTGGCGAATGGTGATCTCGGACGCGCCGGAGAACTCGTGGCGCGATCGCAGTCCCACGCCGAGCGGACCCTTGCGAATCAGGTGCCCGAAACTGTTTACCTCGTCCACAGCGCCCTCGCGCACGGAGCCGCAGCCGCGTCAGCGTTCGGAGCGGGATTTGGGGGGAGCGTCTGGGCACTGGTGCCCGAAGCATCGGCGGCGCAGTTCCGCGCCGCCTGGCTCGAAGACTATATCGAGCATTTTCCGGAGCATCGGCAGCGCGCCGACGCCTTCCTCTCGGCGGCTGGCCCCGCCGCGACCGAGATCTGA
- a CDS encoding sodium:solute symporter family protein, with protein MNPTTLDWGIVIASIVICFIPPVLLARKAGSSTAEFFTSGQAAPWWLIGVSMVATTFSTDTPNLVTNFVRTGGVASNWQWWAFLLTGMATVFFFARLWRRSGVLTDLEFYELRYSGRAATLVRGFRAVYLGFFFNCFIMASVNLAAAKIANVVLGWPIGKTLLICAILNVVFAATSGLWGVLVVDFIQFGIAMSGAFAAAYFALHQPEVGGMAGIVAKLPANTLNLVPDFSDWGLTLSLFVIPLTVQWWSVWYPGAEPGGGSYIAQRMLAAKSERDALAGTLFFNVAHYALRSWPWIIVALASIIVFPTLDSIRVAFPNVDPSLVGHDMAYPAMLKFLPHGWLGVMIAGMLAAYVSTIVTHLNWGSSYLVHDFWRRFVKPDASEKHYVLMGRVMTLLLMVAGVGFTYMLDNAKQAFSLLLSVGAGTGLLYLLRWFWWRINAWCEIAAMVSSFGMAVGFFIAEKQGFVIPASLPLLGTIAVTTLVWVTTAFLTAPTEHGTLLAFYRQVRPAGPGWRAIREESGLGASPDSLPQAFLAWMLGVMMVYGALFGTGSLLYGRTGPALFWITTFVISAAWLIRLVPRLWSGASTG; from the coding sequence ATGAACCCGACAACGCTGGACTGGGGCATTGTCATCGCTTCAATCGTCATCTGCTTTATCCCGCCCGTGCTGCTTGCGCGAAAAGCCGGCAGCAGCACGGCGGAGTTCTTCACCTCGGGCCAGGCGGCGCCATGGTGGCTCATCGGCGTCTCGATGGTGGCGACCACCTTCAGCACCGATACGCCGAACCTCGTCACCAACTTTGTCCGGACCGGCGGCGTCGCGAGCAACTGGCAATGGTGGGCCTTCCTCCTCACCGGGATGGCAACGGTCTTCTTCTTCGCGCGACTCTGGCGGCGCAGCGGCGTCCTCACCGATCTCGAGTTCTATGAGCTGCGCTACAGTGGTCGCGCTGCGACGCTGGTGCGCGGCTTCCGGGCCGTCTATCTCGGCTTCTTCTTCAACTGCTTCATCATGGCCTCGGTCAATCTCGCGGCCGCGAAGATTGCCAACGTGGTGCTCGGCTGGCCGATCGGCAAGACCTTGCTCATCTGTGCCATCCTGAACGTCGTCTTCGCCGCAACGTCCGGGCTCTGGGGCGTGCTGGTCGTCGACTTCATCCAGTTCGGCATCGCCATGAGCGGCGCGTTCGCGGCCGCCTACTTCGCACTCCATCAGCCCGAAGTGGGTGGCATGGCCGGCATTGTCGCCAAGCTGCCGGCCAACACGCTCAATCTCGTCCCCGACTTCAGCGACTGGGGACTCACGTTGTCACTCTTCGTGATTCCGCTGACGGTACAATGGTGGTCGGTCTGGTATCCCGGTGCCGAACCGGGTGGCGGCAGCTACATCGCCCAGCGGATGCTCGCGGCAAAGTCGGAGCGCGACGCCCTCGCCGGCACGCTCTTCTTCAACGTGGCGCATTACGCCCTGCGGTCGTGGCCCTGGATCATCGTCGCCCTCGCCTCGATCATCGTCTTCCCGACGCTCGACTCGATTCGCGTCGCCTTCCCCAACGTCGATCCTTCGCTCGTGGGGCACGACATGGCCTATCCGGCGATGCTCAAGTTCCTGCCGCACGGTTGGCTTGGCGTGATGATCGCCGGTATGCTCGCGGCGTATGTCTCCACCATTGTGACGCACCTGAATTGGGGATCGTCCTACCTCGTGCATGACTTCTGGCGCCGGTTCGTCAAACCCGACGCGAGCGAAAAGCACTATGTCCTCATGGGCCGCGTCATGACCCTGCTGCTGATGGTGGCTGGTGTCGGCTTCACGTACATGCTCGACAACGCGAAACAGGCGTTCTCGCTACTCCTCTCGGTTGGCGCGGGGACGGGCCTCCTCTATCTGCTTCGCTGGTTCTGGTGGCGCATCAATGCCTGGTGTGAAATCGCGGCCATGGTCTCGTCGTTCGGCATGGCGGTCGGCTTCTTCATCGCCGAAAAGCAGGGCTTCGTCATCCCGGCCTCGCTCCCGCTCCTGGGAACGATTGCGGTCACCACGCTGGTCTGGGTCACCACCGCATTCCTCACCGCACCGACCGAACATGGGACGCTCCTCGCCTTCTATCGCCAGGTTCGACCGGCCGGGCCGGGATGGCGCGCCATTCGTGAGGAGTCCGGCCTCGGCGCCTCACCCGATTCCCTCCCGCAGGCCTTCCTCGCCTGGATGCTCGGCGTCATGATGGTCTATGGGGCGCTTTTCGGAACTGGCTCACTCCTGTACGGCCGTACCGGCCCTGCCCTCTTCTGGATCACCACTTTCGTGATCAGCGCGGCGTGGCTGATCCGGCTGGTCCCGCGCCTCTGGAGTGGTGCCTCCACCGGATGA
- a CDS encoding amino acid permease has translation MTTPPSPRPLGFSAALATVVANIVGTGVFVTLGLQVQETTDGFTLLALWFVGGLIALAGALTYGELSAAIRGSGGEYRFLGRIYHPGLGTVAGWVSVAVGFAAPVALAAMALGQYAGPLLGIPARTLGILAILAATGVHLLAPQVGGRVQVVVTAIKVLLILAFIGVGWIRGPDSGMTFAPAASSLGNIASGSFALSLVFVSYAYSGFNAAAYFQAEVVNAERNVPRALALGTLLVTALYVGLNWIFLRTTLIENLAGQIDVGAIAGEQIFGAAGGRLMRAVIALLLVSSISAMTLAGPRVIEAMAEDLPPLRPLAQRTAIGSPARAVLLQGALALAFVLTDSFDGILTYAGFTLTLFTFLAVLGVIILRRREPDLPRPYRVWAYPWIPLFFAGFSLWTLLVVIRDRPMEAVGGAVTLGVAALLTWLVTERPADDPSP, from the coding sequence ATGACCACACCGCCTTCGCCTCGTCCCCTCGGCTTCTCGGCCGCACTCGCCACCGTGGTGGCCAACATCGTTGGCACCGGGGTGTTCGTGACGCTGGGGCTGCAAGTGCAGGAGACCACCGACGGCTTCACCCTGCTCGCGCTCTGGTTCGTCGGCGGGCTGATCGCGTTGGCCGGCGCGCTCACTTACGGCGAACTCTCCGCCGCGATCCGTGGCTCGGGGGGCGAGTACCGGTTCCTCGGCCGGATCTATCACCCTGGCCTCGGCACCGTGGCCGGCTGGGTCTCCGTTGCGGTGGGGTTCGCGGCACCGGTGGCACTCGCGGCGATGGCGCTGGGTCAATACGCCGGGCCGTTGCTTGGCATCCCGGCGCGCACGCTCGGCATCCTCGCGATCCTCGCAGCCACAGGTGTCCATCTGCTGGCGCCGCAGGTCGGCGGCCGAGTGCAGGTTGTCGTCACGGCCATCAAGGTGTTGCTCATTCTCGCATTCATCGGTGTCGGCTGGATCCGGGGTCCCGATTCGGGGATGACGTTCGCGCCGGCGGCGAGTTCGCTGGGCAACATCGCGAGCGGTTCGTTCGCGCTCTCGCTGGTCTTCGTTTCCTACGCGTATTCCGGCTTCAATGCCGCGGCATACTTCCAGGCGGAAGTCGTCAACGCCGAGCGCAACGTGCCACGCGCCCTCGCGCTGGGCACGCTGCTCGTCACGGCGCTCTACGTGGGGCTCAACTGGATCTTCCTCCGCACCACACTGATCGAGAATCTCGCCGGTCAGATCGATGTGGGCGCGATTGCCGGCGAACAGATCTTCGGCGCGGCGGGGGGGCGATTGATGCGCGCGGTGATCGCGCTGTTGCTCGTCTCCTCGATCAGTGCCATGACACTGGCAGGGCCTCGCGTGATCGAAGCGATGGCCGAAGACCTGCCGCCACTACGACCGCTGGCGCAGCGCACTGCCATTGGTTCGCCCGCGAGGGCCGTGCTGCTGCAGGGTGCGCTGGCGCTGGCCTTCGTGCTCACCGATTCATTCGACGGGATCCTGACCTACGCCGGCTTCACGCTCACGCTCTTCACGTTTCTGGCCGTACTCGGTGTCATCATCCTGCGCCGCCGCGAGCCCGACCTGCCGCGGCCATACCGCGTCTGGGCGTACCCGTGGATTCCACTCTTCTTCGCGGGTTTCTCCCTCTGGACGTTGCTGGTGGTGATCCGGGACCGGCCGATGGAGGCCGTGGGTGGTGCGGTGACTTTAGGTGTTGCCGCGCTGCTGACGTGGCTCGTGACCGAGCGTCCCGCGGACGATCCATCGCCGTGA
- a CDS encoding metal-dependent hydrolase has translation MSRLGCALTWLGHSAFHLQGEPAGPGILIDPWLENPKAPANATALAEAASLILLTHGHFDHLAGVAALAIRTGATIATNYELAFELGAEGVPDAQLIGFNKGGAATVQGITVTLTQAFHSSSLRMEDGRARSVGDPCGMVIELPSGTVIYNTGDTCVFGDMALIAELYRPGVLMLPIGDFYTMGPRQAAKACELVSPQWIIPQHYGTFPGLPGTPDALRALLPTSLRDRVLTPPPGETIR, from the coding sequence ATGTCCCGACTCGGATGCGCCCTTACCTGGCTTGGTCACAGCGCCTTTCACCTTCAGGGGGAACCGGCCGGGCCTGGGATACTGATCGACCCCTGGCTCGAGAATCCGAAAGCGCCCGCGAACGCCACGGCGCTCGCCGAAGCCGCCTCGCTGATTCTCCTCACCCATGGTCATTTCGACCACCTCGCCGGTGTCGCGGCGCTCGCCATCCGGACCGGCGCGACCATCGCGACCAATTATGAACTGGCGTTTGAACTCGGCGCCGAAGGTGTCCCCGATGCGCAGCTCATAGGCTTCAATAAGGGCGGTGCGGCAACAGTCCAGGGCATCACTGTCACACTGACGCAGGCATTCCATTCTTCCTCGCTCAGGATGGAGGACGGCCGGGCGCGATCGGTGGGTGACCCTTGCGGCATGGTGATCGAACTGCCCAGCGGCACCGTCATCTACAACACCGGCGATACCTGCGTATTCGGTGACATGGCCCTCATCGCGGAACTCTACCGACCGGGCGTGCTGATGCTGCCGATCGGAGATTTCTACACCATGGGCCCGCGACAGGCAGCCAAGGCCTGTGAACTCGTCTCGCCGCAGTGGATCATCCCGCAGCACTACGGCACCTTCCCCGGGCTGCCCGGGACTCCCGACGCATTGCGCGCCCTGCTGCCGACCTCCCTGCGCGATCGGGTGCTCACGCCCCCGCCCGGCGAAACAATCAGGTAA